In Mycoplasma sp. Mirounga ES2805-ORL, a single window of DNA contains:
- the upp gene encoding uracil phosphoribosyltransferase, translating to MLKVLNHPLIEIKLTTMRDKNTCHNVFRQNLSEITSLMTYELLRNYKPKKLIINTPLDKEHVGSQFDKDIVFVPILRAGLGMLDGLLKLVPQAKVGHIGLYRDETTHTPKSYFYKMPNVSKDSIIIVVDPMLATGHSAEAAIKQLQNDGFKNISLLCLVGVKEGVQVIEDNFGKDFEIYLASLDDKLNNNKYIEPGLGDAGDRIFGTK from the coding sequence ATGTTAAAAGTATTAAATCATCCATTAATAGAAATAAAATTAACCACAATGAGAGATAAAAACACATGTCATAATGTATTTAGGCAAAACCTAAGTGAAATAACTTCGCTTATGACTTATGAATTATTAAGAAATTACAAACCTAAAAAATTAATAATTAATACCCCATTAGACAAAGAACACGTTGGTTCTCAATTTGATAAAGATATTGTTTTTGTACCAATTTTAAGAGCTGGTTTAGGAATGCTAGATGGTCTTTTAAAGCTAGTTCCACAGGCAAAAGTTGGACATATTGGATTATACCGTGATGAAACAACTCACACTCCAAAATCATATTTTTATAAAATGCCAAATGTAAGTAAGGATAGCATAATAATTGTTGTTGATCCAATGCTTGCTACAGGCCATTCAGCTGAAGCGGCTATTAAACAATTACAAAATGACGGTTTTAAAAACATTTCGTTACTTTGCTTAGTAGGTGTTAAAGAAGGTGTTCAAGTTATTGAAGATAATTTCGGAAAAGACTTTGAAATATATCTAGCCAGTCTAGATGATAAGCTAAATAACAATAAATATATAGAACCTGGATTAGGTGATGCGGGAGATAGAATCTTTGGAACCAAATAA
- a CDS encoding MAG3090 family protein, with translation MKRLNLLYKPEKENEFPWLLIHPKVKEGLARFKTRADAINWFLQFNYEVYIWFQTSKKIFGGQLAVLRPDDETESKDGSKDGKLLFIPKITGFDGGDIYEKICEEFNIHQQYLTRNLSQSDLDKKVKAIEFQLISDVNTYFPPDLETTRRKQTEYIDLNSIKASLELRISELEKEKSVAKEQIDKLKEKLQEKELNFMDINKNIDSFYEGNDQPFEPQDPNFMTGEQQQNINSGEFVPEQNEDEMSQANMYDPYQSTQQYLDPNQQIAIYDQFNGYPNGEIMGYDQYGYPTGMYNNAGMDPVKKEKIVSTINWILIGASIIAFLLILFIALFNGILTYFNVI, from the coding sequence ATGAAAAGATTAAATTTACTATACAAGCCAGAGAAAGAAAATGAATTTCCTTGACTGTTAATCCATCCAAAAGTAAAAGAAGGATTAGCTAGATTCAAAACTAGAGCTGATGCAATCAATTGATTCCTTCAATTTAATTATGAAGTATACATTTGATTCCAAACTAGTAAAAAAATTTTTGGGGGTCAATTAGCCGTTCTAAGACCAGATGATGAAACTGAAAGTAAAGATGGTTCTAAAGACGGAAAATTGTTATTTATTCCTAAAATAACTGGCTTTGATGGCGGAGATATCTATGAAAAAATATGTGAAGAATTTAATATTCATCAACAATATTTAACAAGAAATCTCTCACAAAGTGATTTGGATAAAAAGGTGAAAGCAATTGAGTTTCAATTAATAAGCGATGTTAATACATATTTCCCACCTGATTTGGAAACAACACGTCGTAAACAAACAGAATATATTGATCTTAATTCTATTAAAGCATCACTTGAATTGAGAATTAGTGAACTCGAAAAAGAAAAAAGTGTTGCTAAAGAACAAATTGATAAACTCAAAGAAAAATTACAAGAAAAGGAGCTGAACTTCATGGATATAAACAAAAACATTGATTCATTCTATGAGGGAAATGACCAACCATTTGAACCCCAAGACCCAAACTTTATGACTGGGGAACAACAACAAAATATTAATTCAGGTGAATTTGTTCCTGAACAAAATGAAGATGAGATGAGTCAAGCAAATATGTATGACCCTTATCAATCAACACAACAATATTTAGATCCTAATCAACAAATTGCTATTTATGACCAATTTAATGGTTATCCAAATGGCGAAATAATGGGATACGACCAATATGGTTACCCTACCGGAATGTACAATAATGCCGGAATGGATCCTGTTAAAAAAGAAAAAATTGTAAGTACTATTAACTGAATATTAATTGGCGCATCAATAATAGCTTTCCTACTAATTCTATTTATTGCACTATTTAATGGAATTCTTACATACTTTAATGTTATTTAA
- a CDS encoding class I tRNA ligase family protein, with protein MFDNSKYDQKKVEKKWQKYWLDNKYFEPEDKIEKSKKYILSMFPYPSGNIHVGHVRNYVLSDAFARFYRRKGFNVLHPFGWDAFGLPAENAAIKNNIHPKTWTYENINKMNPQLQSLGVSFAWDRQCITSDPIYTKWEQQLFIEMWNKKLVSREKAILNWCEKDQTVLANEQVEDGKCWRCDEPIIKKELDQYYLKITNYAKELQDDLETLKNHWPDKVLSMQKNWINYQTGFLGKINIRNNKSNTIIESLEIFSKDKNSFFNADFIFISAHHDFVDKLINSNELSSTQLLKIQKIKDAAQDKNFSKRLAIVIDNYYGEAEFSNQKFQLVISDFVTLGDKNRVQFAYADSNNLKYLIKSHAEFVELNQISLPVKTKIEKYENKLQKSSKINLRDWGISRQRYWGSPIPLVHCKSCGIVPVNIDSLPVELPFDVDFSTGGNPLKTNLNWLNTSCPKCGGKAIRETDTFDTFFESSWYFLRYTTPLNDLNKMPFNKDFIKYWNKADIYIGGVEHAILHLLYSRFFTKVLADLGYLNYREPFKNLLTQGMVLKDGLKMSKSKGNTVNPSEIISKYDADTIRLFILFAAPPEKELEWLESGIEGCHKFLKRLIEKSKLVNPKSNYKNIDTETISVEEKEARRKLYKGLEKQELVYDENNHNYSFNTLIAWLMETLNAYENITNEKLITEFYYIMLNLLEPFVPHLAWELSSEFFNLKNLKDFTIDQNALEKDLINYPISINGKTRIQIQISKSNNKKDFVINEAKIAAKKWLEGYQIQKEIFVPNKIVNFVVKK; from the coding sequence ATGTTTGATAATAGCAAATATGATCAAAAAAAAGTTGAAAAAAAATGACAAAAATATTGATTAGATAATAAGTATTTTGAACCTGAAGATAAAATAGAAAAGTCTAAAAAATACATTCTATCAATGTTTCCCTACCCGAGCGGTAATATTCATGTAGGTCATGTTAGAAACTACGTATTAAGCGATGCTTTTGCACGCTTTTATCGTAGAAAAGGATTTAATGTTTTGCATCCTTTTGGATGAGACGCTTTTGGCTTACCTGCGGAAAACGCTGCTATAAAAAATAACATTCACCCTAAGACTTGAACTTATGAAAATATAAATAAAATGAACCCACAACTTCAATCATTAGGAGTAAGTTTTGCTTGAGACAGACAATGTATAACTTCTGATCCAATTTATACTAAATGAGAACAACAATTATTTATTGAAATGTGAAATAAAAAACTAGTTTCAAGAGAAAAAGCCATTTTAAATTGATGTGAAAAAGATCAGACTGTATTGGCTAATGAACAAGTTGAAGATGGTAAGTGTTGAAGATGCGATGAACCAATTATTAAAAAAGAACTTGACCAATATTATCTAAAAATAACAAATTATGCTAAAGAACTACAAGATGATTTAGAAACTTTAAAAAACCATTGACCAGACAAAGTGCTCTCAATGCAAAAAAATTGAATAAATTATCAAACAGGATTTTTAGGAAAAATCAATATTAGAAATAATAAATCAAACACGATCATAGAATCATTAGAAATATTTAGTAAAGATAAAAACTCATTTTTTAATGCTGACTTTATTTTTATATCTGCACACCATGACTTTGTAGATAAATTAATTAATAGTAATGAATTGTCTAGTACTCAATTATTAAAAATCCAAAAAATTAAAGATGCCGCTCAAGACAAAAACTTTAGCAAGAGATTAGCTATAGTTATTGATAACTACTACGGAGAAGCGGAATTTTCAAACCAAAAATTCCAATTAGTTATATCAGATTTTGTGACATTAGGTGATAAAAATAGAGTTCAATTTGCCTATGCTGATTCAAATAATTTAAAATATCTAATAAAAAGTCATGCTGAATTTGTTGAATTAAATCAAATCAGTTTACCTGTAAAAACTAAAATTGAAAAATATGAAAATAAATTGCAAAAATCATCAAAAATTAATTTAAGAGATTGAGGTATAAGTCGTCAAAGATATTGAGGAAGTCCAATTCCGTTAGTTCATTGCAAATCATGTGGCATTGTTCCAGTAAATATTGATTCTTTACCTGTAGAACTACCTTTTGATGTTGATTTTTCAACTGGCGGTAATCCTTTAAAAACCAATTTAAACTGACTTAACACTTCTTGCCCAAAATGCGGTGGCAAAGCTATTAGAGAAACAGATACATTTGATACTTTCTTTGAAAGTAGTTGATACTTTTTAAGGTACACAACTCCTTTAAACGATCTAAATAAAATGCCTTTCAATAAAGATTTTATTAAATATTGAAATAAAGCAGATATTTATATAGGTGGTGTGGAACATGCAATACTGCACCTACTATATTCAAGATTTTTTACAAAAGTTCTAGCTGATTTAGGTTATTTAAATTATCGCGAACCATTTAAAAATCTATTAACTCAAGGTATGGTTCTTAAAGATGGTTTAAAAATGTCTAAATCTAAAGGAAATACAGTTAATCCAAGTGAAATAATTTCTAAATATGATGCAGATACTATTAGATTATTTATTCTTTTTGCCGCTCCTCCGGAAAAGGAATTAGAATGATTAGAATCAGGAATTGAAGGATGTCATAAATTCTTAAAAAGACTAATTGAAAAAAGTAAATTAGTTAATCCTAAATCAAATTACAAAAATATTGATACCGAAACAATTTCAGTAGAAGAAAAAGAAGCTAGAAGAAAACTTTATAAAGGCCTGGAAAAACAAGAATTGGTTTATGATGAAAATAATCACAATTACTCATTCAATACTTTAATAGCATGATTAATGGAAACATTAAACGCTTATGAAAATATAACTAATGAGAAATTAATAACTGAATTCTATTACATTATGTTAAATCTACTCGAACCTTTTGTTCCACATTTAGCCTGGGAATTAAGTAGTGAATTCTTTAATTTGAAAAATTTAAAAGATTTTACAATAGACCAAAATGCCTTAGAAAAGGACTTAATTAATTATCCAATTTCAATAAACGGAAAAACAAGAATTCAAATTCAAATAAGTAAGTCAAATAATAAAAAAGATTTTGTAATCAATGAAGCCAAGATTGCTGCTAAGAAATGACTTGAAGGTTATCAAATTCAAAAAGAAATTTTCGTACCAAACAAAATAGTAAACTTCGTTGTAAAAAAATAA
- a CDS encoding MPN527 family putative ECF transporter permease subunit — protein MREIESLEPNKKTNFYYKKPIVNKITMSGFLLGCMFVVNFIGGIFFVFPLASFLKFDITLVFLIICSKYIGHKYSLFLIITFFIISPLYSSGGYAPHSLLGRGILMCVQILFSSTYVLFNNLIFKKIIEKNNSLKVKIIIEIIILVLSSIITTILITILNTLVTTPLYFWLFGISKGPWVNSLAEIYSNIKAMFFGINNYYLGASSLYLLFNIINLTINSFLIFTINSINERVNFIRINQVLN, from the coding sequence ATGCGGGAGATAGAATCTTTGGAACCAAATAAAAAAACTAATTTTTATTACAAAAAACCTATTGTAAATAAAATCACTATGTCAGGTTTTTTGCTAGGATGTATGTTTGTAGTCAATTTTATTGGCGGCATATTTTTTGTTTTCCCCTTAGCAAGCTTTTTAAAATTTGACATAACACTAGTTTTTTTAATAATATGTTCAAAATATATAGGACATAAATATTCATTATTTCTAATAATTACTTTTTTTATAATTTCGCCATTATATTCTTCAGGCGGTTATGCACCGCACTCTCTTCTAGGTCGAGGGATACTTATGTGTGTACAAATACTTTTTTCAAGTACTTATGTATTATTTAACAATTTAATTTTTAAAAAGATAATTGAAAAAAATAATTCTTTAAAAGTGAAAATAATCATTGAAATTATTATTTTAGTATTGTCAAGTATTATTACAACAATTTTAATAACAATATTAAATACTCTTGTTACAACCCCATTGTACTTTTGACTATTTGGAATTTCAAAAGGACCATGAGTTAATAGTTTAGCAGAGATTTATAGCAATATAAAAGCAATGTTTTTTGGAATAAATAATTATTATTTAGGAGCATCAAGTTTATACTTATTGTTTAATATAATTAATTTAACTATAAATTCATTTTTAATATTTACAATTAATTCAATAAATGAGAGAGTAAATTTTATTAGAATAAATCAAGTATTAAATTAG
- the thrS gene encoding threonine--tRNA ligase, translating to MKIKVDTKLNHTTSHLLGAAVEKLYPNVKLGFGPATDEGFYYDFDFENSFSDQELTKIEKMMKKLASRNLVTIQIDEKDFDFTNKPYKKELYDELKQKGENITFYALQDPLNKEIVFKDLCAGNHVADTKKIKYFKLLNIAGAYWRGNSDNKQLTRIYGTCWETKEELNNYLEILNERKERDHRKIGKDLNIFTFNRLSGQGFPIWLEDGMYIHNELRNLVLKLDRKYGFTEVLTPHFGNEELYKISGHLAHYKDDMFKPLIVENERLIPRPMTCPHHILVFNNDKKSYRDMPIRYSEQSQLYRYEKSGALTGLERVRGMLLTEGHLFVREDQIEAEIKHMFNQVKEILEIFKIDISYISLSLRDKNDKEKYFDDDKMWDSSEKMLKKALNDLGVEYTEVKGEAAFYGPKIDIQIDTALGHEITVSTIQLDFLQPKNFNLSFVNQKGEDERPVMIHRGLFGTYERFVAILLEQTKGVLPFWIAPKQITVIPVNLNENLEYAQKVKDILFDHNFRVKLDDRDERINKKIREAQISKSKFSVIIGSQEEKDQTISFRQYGSEKTETLSLDSFILMLSKLRANYE from the coding sequence ATGAAAATTAAAGTAGACACAAAATTAAACCACACAACAAGTCACCTTTTAGGGGCTGCTGTTGAAAAATTATATCCAAATGTTAAATTAGGTTTTGGACCAGCAACTGACGAAGGTTTTTATTATGATTTTGATTTTGAAAATTCTTTTAGCGACCAAGAGTTAACTAAAATTGAAAAAATGATGAAAAAGTTAGCAAGTCGTAATCTAGTAACTATTCAAATTGATGAAAAAGATTTTGATTTCACAAATAAGCCATATAAAAAAGAACTATATGATGAATTAAAACAAAAAGGTGAAAATATTACATTCTATGCACTTCAAGATCCTTTAAATAAAGAAATTGTTTTTAAAGATTTATGCGCTGGAAACCATGTTGCAGATACAAAAAAAATTAAATACTTTAAACTTTTAAATATAGCTGGTGCATATTGAAGAGGAAATAGTGATAATAAACAATTAACACGTATTTACGGTACCTGTTGAGAAACAAAAGAAGAATTAAATAATTATCTTGAAATATTAAATGAAAGAAAAGAAAGAGATCATAGAAAAATAGGTAAGGATTTAAATATTTTTACCTTTAATCGTCTAAGCGGACAAGGTTTTCCAATATGATTAGAAGATGGTATGTATATCCACAATGAACTAAGAAACCTAGTTCTTAAACTGGATAGAAAATATGGCTTTACTGAAGTTTTAACCCCTCATTTCGGTAATGAAGAACTATATAAAATAAGCGGTCATCTAGCACACTATAAAGATGATATGTTTAAACCATTAATTGTTGAAAATGAAAGATTAATTCCAAGACCAATGACTTGTCCTCATCACATCTTAGTTTTTAATAATGATAAAAAATCATATCGTGATATGCCTATACGCTATTCTGAACAAAGTCAACTATATAGATATGAAAAATCAGGAGCACTAACTGGTCTTGAAAGAGTTAGAGGTATGCTTTTAACTGAAGGCCATTTATTTGTCCGTGAAGACCAAATAGAAGCTGAAATTAAGCATATGTTTAATCAAGTAAAAGAAATACTAGAAATATTTAAAATAGATATTAGTTATATTTCACTTTCATTAAGAGATAAAAATGATAAGGAAAAATATTTTGATGATGATAAAATGTGAGATTCATCTGAAAAAATGTTAAAGAAAGCTCTAAATGATCTAGGTGTGGAATATACAGAAGTAAAAGGTGAAGCTGCCTTTTATGGACCTAAGATAGATATACAAATTGATACTGCATTAGGACACGAAATAACTGTTTCTACAATACAACTTGATTTTCTTCAACCTAAAAACTTTAATTTATCATTTGTAAATCAAAAGGGCGAAGATGAAAGACCAGTTATGATTCACAGAGGTCTATTTGGAACATATGAAAGATTCGTTGCTATTTTATTAGAACAAACTAAAGGTGTTTTACCTTTCTGAATAGCTCCTAAACAAATTACTGTTATTCCAGTTAATTTAAATGAAAACTTAGAATATGCTCAAAAAGTAAAAGATATTTTATTTGACCATAACTTTAGAGTTAAATTAGATGATAGAGATGAAAGAATTAATAAGAAGATTAGAGAAGCTCAAATTTCAAAAAGTAAATTTAGTGTAATAATTGGTTCACAAGAAGAAAAAGATCAAACCATAAGTTTTAGACAATATGGAAGTGAAAAAACAGAAACTCTTTCATTAGATAGTTTTATTTTAATGCTATCAAAACTTAGAGCAAATTATGAATAA
- the lon gene encoding endopeptidase La, translating into MNKKETITLLTNPISNDLVSHVVYGTETREIEVKPYGKVWTKEYLDSLVEQYKKDKDKFIQNDELIFNIAYIFNDKKENKLVTSKLSDIREVFTVARLLKIKQSKKDDKNNSPIYTLTFKGITRAKLVNKPDSFVNTKGNIIKSINDLAYFRNTTNFPYDSLYNLAEFGEKLQYIDEAISALTVTSVWSKIISARLQRLNPNLNYEKLMQNTSFAGNEEGDLQNSYSVIISSLMVYIIVDNWIKYLILSKEDGLDQLIMIYNEIYDFQQLRNWSPKEKQIFESQKLFQEPISLEANNSKTSKTLNKNNKKSPKNNNKNDLPNKSDDVIADAMLEEELNKKIKTNLDKQQKEFLLREKMKAIKESLSETAPDGEDDEDEEFVKILRDPKKSKMFPDSVLKIINGEKERLKSMMSGTPDANTTASYINVLKSMPWRKVEIETLDIKKAREVLDKNHYGLKEVKERIIEYLSLIINHKNIAKKNGNQELIDIDENHQIDMALFKEKEPNQKVQRTFNNVPILTLVGPPGTGKTSLARAIAEALNKSYVKISLGGVHDESEIRGHRRTYVGSMPGKIIKAIQRSGVSNPLILLDEIDKMSSDYKGDPSSAMLEVLDPEQNTKFQDNYLEHEYDLSKVMFIATANYYENIPAPLIDRVEILELHSYTINEKIKIAREHLLDIAIKQAGINENQFIFTDDVIEFIIKRYTAEAGVRGLKRAFDKIARKIVTKIVSGENIEKFEVTKDVVLSFLGTPKFSEPIEDKEPQVGVVNGLAYTSIGGTTLQIEVSTYPGKGLLKLTGSLKDVMKESASIALTYVRSNAEKFGIKDFDFDKNEIHIHVPEGAVPKDGPSAGVTFTTALVSALANKPVPQDVAMTGEITLRGRVLEIGGLKEKSFAAYKKNVKKVFIPKNNEKNLVDIPDEVKESIKFVPVESYDEIYKELFSNTKN; encoded by the coding sequence ATGAATAAAAAAGAAACAATAACATTATTAACTAATCCAATATCAAATGATTTGGTGTCACATGTTGTATATGGAACTGAAACAAGAGAAATTGAAGTTAAACCATATGGCAAAGTGTGAACTAAGGAGTATCTTGATAGTTTAGTTGAACAATATAAAAAAGATAAAGATAAATTTATCCAAAATGATGAATTAATTTTCAATATAGCTTATATATTCAATGATAAGAAAGAAAATAAATTAGTAACATCAAAATTAAGCGATATTCGAGAAGTTTTTACTGTTGCTAGACTTTTAAAAATAAAGCAAAGTAAAAAAGATGATAAAAATAATTCTCCTATTTATACGTTAACTTTTAAAGGAATAACTAGAGCTAAACTTGTCAATAAACCAGATTCGTTTGTAAATACTAAAGGCAACATTATTAAATCAATTAATGATTTGGCTTATTTTAGAAATACAACTAATTTCCCATATGACTCATTATATAACCTAGCTGAATTTGGAGAAAAATTACAATATATAGATGAAGCCATTAGCGCACTTACAGTGACATCTGTTTGATCAAAAATTATTTCTGCTAGACTTCAAAGATTAAATCCAAATTTAAATTATGAAAAATTAATGCAAAATACTTCATTTGCTGGTAATGAAGAAGGTGATTTACAAAACAGTTATTCAGTGATTATTTCCTCATTAATGGTTTACATTATTGTTGATAATTGAATAAAATACTTAATACTATCTAAAGAAGATGGATTAGACCAACTTATAATGATCTACAATGAAATTTATGACTTTCAACAATTACGCAATTGAAGTCCTAAAGAAAAACAAATTTTTGAATCTCAAAAATTATTCCAAGAACCTATTTCATTAGAAGCGAATAATTCTAAGACAAGTAAGACTTTAAACAAAAATAATAAAAAAAGCCCAAAAAACAATAATAAAAATGATTTACCAAATAAATCAGATGACGTTATAGCTGATGCAATGCTTGAAGAAGAGCTTAACAAAAAAATTAAAACTAATTTAGACAAGCAACAAAAAGAATTTCTCTTAAGAGAAAAAATGAAAGCTATTAAAGAAAGTTTAAGTGAGACTGCTCCTGATGGAGAAGATGATGAAGACGAAGAATTTGTAAAAATATTACGTGATCCTAAAAAATCTAAAATGTTTCCAGATTCTGTTTTAAAAATAATCAATGGTGAAAAAGAACGTCTAAAAAGTATGATGAGCGGAACACCTGATGCAAACACAACAGCTAGCTATATTAATGTTTTAAAATCAATGCCATGAAGAAAAGTTGAGATAGAAACATTAGATATTAAAAAAGCAAGAGAAGTATTAGACAAAAATCACTATGGTTTAAAGGAAGTTAAGGAAAGAATTATTGAATATCTTTCATTAATTATTAATCACAAAAATATTGCCAAGAAAAATGGCAATCAAGAATTAATAGATATTGATGAAAATCACCAAATAGATATGGCTTTATTTAAAGAAAAAGAACCAAATCAAAAGGTTCAAAGAACATTTAATAATGTTCCAATTCTAACACTAGTTGGGCCTCCAGGTACTGGGAAAACATCACTAGCTCGCGCTATAGCAGAAGCTTTAAATAAAAGTTATGTCAAGATTTCACTAGGTGGAGTTCATGATGAGAGTGAAATAAGAGGGCACAGACGCACATATGTTGGTTCTATGCCAGGTAAAATTATTAAGGCTATTCAACGTTCTGGAGTTTCCAACCCCCTAATTCTATTAGATGAAATTGATAAAATGAGTTCTGATTATAAAGGTGATCCATCTTCTGCAATGCTTGAAGTTCTTGATCCAGAGCAAAACACAAAATTCCAAGATAACTATTTAGAACATGAATATGATTTATCAAAAGTTATGTTTATTGCAACTGCTAACTATTATGAAAATATTCCGGCGCCATTAATTGACCGTGTTGAAATACTAGAATTACATAGTTATACAATAAATGAAAAAATTAAAATTGCTCGAGAGCACTTACTAGATATAGCAATCAAACAAGCCGGTATTAATGAAAATCAATTCATATTTACTGATGACGTTATAGAATTTATTATAAAACGTTATACCGCAGAAGCAGGTGTTCGTGGACTTAAACGTGCATTTGATAAAATAGCTCGTAAAATTGTTACTAAAATTGTTTCAGGTGAAAATATTGAAAAATTCGAAGTGACTAAAGATGTTGTTCTAAGCTTCTTAGGAACACCTAAGTTTAGTGAACCTATTGAAGATAAGGAACCTCAAGTTGGCGTTGTTAATGGATTAGCTTATACATCAATTGGTGGAACAACATTGCAAATAGAAGTTTCAACATACCCAGGTAAAGGTCTTCTAAAATTAACAGGTTCTTTAAAAGATGTTATGAAAGAATCAGCTTCTATTGCATTAACCTATGTTAGATCAAATGCTGAAAAATTTGGAATTAAGGATTTTGATTTTGATAAAAATGAAATCCATATTCACGTTCCTGAAGGTGCAGTTCCTAAAGATGGACCAAGTGCTGGTGTTACATTCACAACTGCATTAGTTTCAGCATTAGCTAACAAACCAGTTCCTCAAGATGTTGCTATGACTGGTGAAATAACACTGAGGGGTCGTGTTCTTGAAATAGGTGGTCTAAAAGAAAAGTCTTTCGCTGCTTATAAAAAGAATGTTAAGAAAGTCTTTATTCCTAAAAATAATGAGAAAAATTTAGTTGATATTCCTGATGAAGTTAAAGAATCAATTAAATTTGTACCTGTAGAATCATATGATGAAATTTATAAAGAACTTTTTTCTAACACAAAAAATTAA
- the trpS gene encoding tryptophan--tRNA ligase — MNKKRLISGIKPTGDLTLGNYIGALKNFVKLQDEYDAYYFVADLHALTTGTVDPKELYQARKEIVAMYIACGLDFNKAAIFYQSDLQEHTMAQWLLTTEVSIGELNRMTQFKDKSIKVSKQENGTDKIPIGLLMYPVLMAADILIYNADCVPIGEDQSQHLELTKTIATRLNKNYKMNLTIPRGFVPPVGARIKSLTNPDTKMSKSDKSNKATIYLHDDPELAYKKILKAVTDSENKIYISDEKPGVLNLLNIYASLKDISLKEAEAQFINSNYMEFKIAVAETVKQELIKIQSNYKQALTKIDEATTIGLKKAKSICGPIVEELKTKMGFN; from the coding sequence ATGAATAAAAAAAGATTAATTAGCGGTATTAAACCAACTGGCGATCTAACGCTTGGAAATTATATAGGTGCTTTAAAGAATTTTGTTAAATTACAAGACGAATATGATGCATATTATTTTGTAGCTGATCTTCACGCTCTAACCACAGGAACTGTTGATCCTAAAGAATTATATCAAGCAAGAAAAGAAATTGTTGCGATGTATATAGCTTGTGGTTTAGATTTCAATAAAGCCGCTATATTCTATCAAAGTGACTTGCAAGAACACACTATGGCTCAATGACTTTTAACTACCGAAGTATCAATTGGAGAATTGAATAGAATGACTCAATTCAAGGATAAAAGTATAAAAGTCTCTAAACAAGAAAACGGTACTGATAAAATACCTATTGGACTATTAATGTACCCGGTTCTAATGGCTGCAGATATTCTAATTTATAATGCTGATTGTGTTCCGATTGGAGAGGATCAAAGTCAACACTTAGAATTAACTAAAACGATTGCTACTAGATTAAATAAAAACTATAAGATGAATTTAACTATACCAAGAGGATTTGTGCCTCCAGTTGGTGCAAGAATAAAATCACTCACAAACCCTGATACCAAAATGTCAAAAAGTGATAAATCTAATAAAGCAACTATTTATCTACATGATGACCCTGAATTAGCCTACAAAAAAATATTAAAAGCTGTAACAGATTCTGAAAATAAAATATATATATCAGATGAAAAACCGGGAGTATTAAATTTATTAAATATATACGCTTCTTTAAAAGATATATCTTTAAAAGAAGCTGAAGCACAATTTATTAATTCTAACTATATGGAATTTAAAATTGCAGTAGCTGAAACAGTTAAGCAAGAATTAATTAAAATTCAAAGTAACTATAAGCAAGCATTAACCAAAATAGATGAAGCCACAACAATTGGATTAAAAAAAGCAAAATCTATTTGTGGACCAATTGTTGAAGAACTAAAAACTAAAATGGGATTTAATTAA
- a CDS encoding MAG3450 family membrane protein, translated as MNNKVTRENYKKNYDPLVSFLFSSIFIIIPYVVIWLFSTADFQNQKIDSLSLQLALPLIVLVVSIFLNILFIFIKFIYVKSLTLSIPLNVMFLAMIFSQYLPHNDWTIFIRISITLVLVAISTLITQILLTRFDNKKEFNNIIKK; from the coding sequence ATGAATAATAAAGTTACAAGAGAAAACTATAAGAAAAACTACGATCCTCTTGTAAGTTTTCTATTTAGTTCAATTTTTATAATCATACCGTATGTTGTAATTTGATTATTTTCAACAGCTGATTTTCAAAATCAAAAAATAGATTCATTATCTTTACAATTAGCATTACCTCTAATTGTTTTAGTTGTATCTATTTTTCTAAATATTTTATTTATATTTATAAAGTTTATTTATGTAAAAAGTTTAACATTATCAATTCCTCTAAATGTAATGTTTTTAGCAATGATATTTTCTCAATATCTCCCTCATAATGATTGAACTATTTTTATTAGAATTTCAATAACTTTAGTCCTTGTTGCAATATCAACGTTAATAACTCAAATATTATTAACTAGATTTGACAATAAAAAAGAGTTTAATAATATAATAAAAAAATAA